A window from Halomicrobium urmianum encodes these proteins:
- a CDS encoding Cdc6/Cdc18 family protein, with the protein MGNGAEPTHAGDDEASSPSESSVVDSILDGEAQTVFKNKDLVDPNTIVDQDRIYGRDEQLAAEARAFRDTLEGERPPDLLLYGPSGTGKTLTVKAVANKVKQRAEQEDIVFDFVAVNFKTMESHTLDRAVWKLGYQTAQKAGVVWDIPRKGVSTDAKYVRLYEIVDEHFDSLVFILDEIDALTGHKNEDEPAYSRLLYSLSRVMAEQHVDTLISTVVVTNYPKFRENLDSRTDSSYNPNGIHFSDYDANELIEILDRRRDAFKEDALEDGVIELVAAYGAQNEGDARRAIDLLRDAGEIANRDGDSKVREDHVQSANDSVVKNRVLEIVGGMSLQKKLSLYAAALVADVNDGAAPSPVVYRAYRTICKMSDREIYTQETVNSHINKAGTYGVLESERTSSGYKSGVHLLFEFNEPVDAVLETIEDDSAFDDIEAEAVRSMAAKAL; encoded by the coding sequence ATGGGAAACGGCGCCGAACCAACTCACGCCGGGGACGACGAGGCGTCGTCGCCGTCGGAGTCGTCCGTCGTCGACAGCATCCTCGACGGGGAGGCACAGACGGTTTTCAAGAACAAGGACCTCGTCGATCCGAACACGATCGTCGACCAGGACCGGATCTACGGTCGAGACGAACAGTTAGCCGCCGAAGCCCGCGCGTTCCGCGACACGCTAGAGGGGGAGCGACCGCCCGATCTCCTGCTGTACGGGCCGAGCGGTACCGGGAAAACGCTGACCGTGAAGGCGGTCGCGAACAAGGTCAAGCAACGGGCCGAACAGGAGGACATCGTCTTCGACTTCGTGGCGGTGAATTTCAAGACGATGGAGTCGCACACCCTCGATCGTGCCGTCTGGAAACTGGGCTATCAGACGGCGCAAAAGGCCGGTGTCGTATGGGACATCCCGCGCAAGGGCGTCTCGACGGACGCGAAGTACGTTCGCCTCTACGAGATCGTCGACGAGCACTTCGATTCGCTCGTCTTCATCCTCGACGAGATCGACGCGCTCACCGGGCACAAGAACGAAGACGAGCCGGCGTACTCCCGGCTGCTGTACAGCCTCAGCCGGGTCATGGCCGAACAGCACGTCGACACGCTCATCTCGACGGTCGTCGTCACGAACTACCCCAAGTTCCGCGAGAACCTCGACAGCCGGACCGACAGCTCCTACAACCCCAACGGGATCCACTTCTCGGACTACGACGCGAACGAACTGATCGAAATCCTCGATCGGCGTCGTGACGCCTTCAAGGAAGACGCGCTCGAAGACGGCGTCATCGAACTCGTCGCCGCCTACGGCGCGCAGAACGAGGGCGACGCCCGGCGTGCGATCGACCTGCTGCGCGACGCCGGGGAGATCGCGAACCGGGACGGCGATTCGAAGGTGCGGGAAGACCACGTCCAGTCCGCCAACGACTCGGTCGTCAAAAACCGCGTTCTGGAGATCGTCGGCGGGATGTCCCTCCAGAAGAAGCTCTCCCTGTACGCGGCCGCGCTGGTTGCCGACGTGAACGACGGAGCCGCACCGAGCCCCGTCGTCTACCGGGCGTACAGGACCATCTGTAAGATGTCCGACCGGGAGATCTACACGCAGGAGACCGTCAACAGCCACATCAACAAAGCGGGCACCTACGGCGTCCTCGAGAGCGAGCGGACGAGCAGCGGATACAAGTCGGGCGTCCACCTGCTCTTCGAGTTCAACGAGCCCGTGGATGCCGTCCTCGAGACCATCGAAGACGACAGCGCGTTCGACGACATCGAGGCCGAGGCGGTCCGCTCGATGGCTGCGAAGGCGCTATAG
- a CDS encoding arylsulfotransferase family protein yields the protein MERATRGLAVAGIGALLLVGTFVAGAATAPDIGVTDGEQRQTLVGSQGGGPGWHDHGSVYLLTGDEIEWREGSADSYFDVTMREDGQVLAGFMHSGYEEACGPYEAPCTKTGFRIIDPGAGGPEVVEEFAFPVRSQSNSEIHDVERLESGEYLLTDMDSERLVTVQDGEVTWQWNASELYTAPEDPTRRDWLHINDVDTINETHYLVSVRNANQLVIVERGEGAVEVINEDDDDSTDERCQVRGEQLVPDEDGDVRCGDPEVLDHQHNPQWLGEGAVLVADSDNDRVVELHRNETTGEWEPAWTLTRAEGLDLNWPRDADRLDNGNTLVTDTLNQRLFEITPNGTVVWSRETPRIPYEAERLPEGERAGAQPYDGDGSVTGPDEGVPVLSTGMTVLRAVAPGTPYWFGETHLGLSLLGVVLIVGGGIDRWRA from the coding sequence ATGGAACGAGCGACGCGCGGCCTCGCAGTGGCCGGAATCGGCGCCCTCCTGCTCGTCGGGACGTTCGTCGCCGGAGCGGCGACGGCGCCCGACATCGGGGTGACCGACGGCGAACAGCGGCAGACGCTGGTGGGCTCGCAGGGCGGCGGTCCCGGCTGGCACGACCACGGGAGCGTCTACCTGCTGACCGGCGACGAGATCGAGTGGCGCGAGGGGAGCGCCGACAGCTACTTCGACGTCACGATGCGCGAGGACGGCCAGGTGCTGGCCGGCTTCATGCACTCGGGCTACGAGGAAGCGTGCGGCCCCTACGAGGCGCCCTGTACCAAGACCGGCTTCCGGATCATCGACCCCGGAGCAGGCGGCCCCGAGGTGGTCGAGGAGTTCGCCTTCCCGGTTCGGAGCCAGTCCAACAGCGAGATCCACGACGTCGAGCGCCTCGAGTCGGGCGAGTACCTGCTGACGGACATGGACAGCGAGCGCCTGGTCACCGTCCAGGACGGCGAGGTCACCTGGCAGTGGAACGCCAGCGAACTGTACACCGCCCCCGAGGATCCGACCCGCCGCGACTGGCTGCACATCAACGACGTCGACACGATCAACGAGACCCACTACCTGGTGAGCGTCCGCAACGCGAACCAGCTCGTGATCGTCGAGCGCGGCGAGGGCGCCGTCGAGGTCATCAACGAGGACGACGACGATTCCACGGACGAGCGCTGTCAGGTCCGCGGCGAGCAGCTCGTCCCCGACGAGGACGGCGACGTGCGCTGCGGCGACCCCGAGGTCCTCGACCACCAGCACAACCCGCAGTGGCTCGGCGAGGGCGCGGTCCTCGTCGCCGACAGCGACAACGACCGCGTGGTGGAACTCCACCGCAACGAGACCACCGGCGAGTGGGAGCCGGCCTGGACGCTGACCCGCGCCGAGGGGCTCGACCTGAACTGGCCCCGCGACGCCGACCGGCTGGACAACGGCAACACGCTCGTGACCGACACGCTCAACCAGCGGCTCTTCGAGATCACGCCCAACGGGACCGTCGTCTGGAGCCGCGAGACGCCCCGCATCCCCTACGAGGCCGAGCGGCTCCCCGAAGGCGAGCGCGCCGGCGCCCAGCCGTACGATGGCGACGGCAGCGTCACCGGCCCCGACGAGGGCGTCCCGGTCCTCTCGACGGGCATGACCGTCCTCCGGGCCGTCGCTCCGGGGACGCCGTACTGGTTCGGCGAGACGCACCTCGGGCTCTCGCTGCTGGGCGTGGTGCTGATCGTCGGCGGCGGGATCGACCGCTGGCGGGCGTAG
- a CDS encoding IS6 family transposase, with protein MPKTDRLSGCLDQIELEFVEREATPRLLMKLSIQLHLAGLSLSNTVSFLEVFGVQRARSTVHNWVHKADLQPQDGREPDHVAVDETVIQLDDEHYWLYAAVDPDTNELLHTKLEPTKTNVLARAFFTELREKHDVDDAVFLVDGATPLKDACQRHGLDFKYERHGNRNSVERVFREIKRRTSSFSNCFSNAEADTADD; from the coding sequence ATACCAAAAACCGACCGCCTCAGCGGTTGTTTGGACCAGATCGAGTTAGAGTTTGTGGAGCGAGAAGCGACACCGCGACTACTGATGAAGCTCAGTATTCAGCTGCATCTGGCTGGACTCTCGCTTTCGAATACTGTCTCGTTTCTTGAGGTATTCGGTGTCCAACGCGCTCGGTCAACCGTTCACAACTGGGTTCACAAAGCCGATCTACAGCCCCAGGATGGGCGAGAACCGGATCACGTCGCGGTCGACGAAACCGTGATCCAACTCGATGACGAGCACTACTGGCTGTACGCTGCCGTCGATCCAGACACGAACGAATTACTCCATACAAAGCTTGAACCGACGAAAACAAACGTTCTCGCTCGTGCGTTCTTCACCGAGCTCCGCGAGAAACACGATGTCGACGACGCCGTCTTTCTCGTCGATGGTGCGACACCGCTGAAAGACGCCTGCCAGCGACACGGCCTCGATTTCAAATACGAACGCCATGGAAATCGAAACAGTGTCGAACGTGTCTTTCGAGAAATAAAACGCCGTACATCTTCGTTCTCAAACTGCTTCAGCAACGCCGAAGCGGACACAGCCGACGACTAG
- the gnd gene encoding phosphogluconate dehydrogenase (NAD(+)-dependent, decarboxylating): MELGVIGLGRMGRIVVDRCLDAGHDVVAFDIDEAAVADAADAGAAPADSIPDVADQLGEEKRIWLMVPAGDPVDAALDELDGLVDGDDVVVDGGNSNFRDSMRRAEQTDAAYLDCGTSGGPAGAELGFSLMIGGPEWAYEAMTPVFDAVATGPDGHDRMGPAGSGHYVKMVHNGVEYALMQTYGEGFELLANGRFDLDLESVARTWNNGAVIRSWLLELCEEAFAEEGSDLGTVADRVEGGSTGTWTVQEALEQEVPVPLIYQALAERFASRSTDGDDPGRFSRRLASRLRYGFGRHEVPRREE; this comes from the coding sequence ATGGAACTCGGCGTCATCGGCCTCGGCCGGATGGGACGCATCGTCGTCGACAGGTGCCTCGACGCGGGCCACGACGTGGTCGCGTTCGACATCGACGAAGCGGCCGTGGCGGACGCCGCCGACGCGGGCGCCGCCCCGGCCGACTCCATCCCGGACGTCGCCGACCAGCTGGGCGAGGAGAAGCGCATCTGGCTGATGGTGCCGGCGGGCGACCCCGTCGACGCCGCACTGGACGAACTCGACGGGCTCGTCGACGGGGACGACGTGGTCGTCGACGGCGGCAACTCCAACTTCCGGGACTCGATGCGCCGCGCCGAGCAGACCGACGCGGCCTACCTCGACTGCGGCACCTCCGGCGGCCCCGCCGGTGCGGAACTGGGCTTCTCGCTGATGATCGGCGGCCCGGAGTGGGCCTACGAGGCCATGACGCCCGTCTTCGACGCCGTGGCGACGGGGCCGGACGGCCACGATCGGATGGGGCCCGCTGGCTCGGGCCACTACGTGAAGATGGTCCACAACGGCGTCGAGTACGCGCTGATGCAGACCTACGGCGAGGGGTTCGAGCTGCTCGCGAACGGCCGCTTCGACCTCGACCTCGAGTCCGTCGCGCGCACGTGGAACAACGGCGCCGTCATCCGCTCGTGGCTGCTGGAGCTGTGCGAGGAGGCCTTCGCCGAGGAGGGGTCGGACCTCGGCACCGTCGCCGACCGCGTCGAGGGCGGCTCGACCGGCACCTGGACCGTCCAGGAGGCGCTGGAACAGGAGGTCCCGGTGCCGCTGATCTACCAGGCGCTGGCCGAGCGCTTTGCCTCGCGGTCGACGGACGGCGACGACCCCGGGCGGTTCTCCCGGCGGCTGGCCAGCCGGCTGCGGTACGGCTTCGGGCGTCACGAGGTCCCCCGACGCGAAGAGTGA
- a CDS encoding sulfatase, whose translation MSDNVLLISLDSLRKDVLGAYEDSGTFDYEVSTPTLDAFAERATVFDSHYAGSLPCMPARREWLAGVREFLWRPWGPIESYDTTLAEAARDAGVLTQLITDHFHYFQHGSWGYYEDFNGFDFLRGHEYDAYETKPRDVDREFHGRIADEETDPADGMGFLNRTQYVRNAGDFEGETDFFAPRLFERTADWLDGLDWDRWFCYLDSFDVHEPFHNSAEYASMYTDEDPEDPDLPIWPYYGRVDEGQSALSERELDFVQAQYAGKVTMVDEWLGRIFDVLDEEGLWEETTVIVTSDHGFLLGEYGWMAKNDGPVFDVLANTPLFVWDPDGERNGERVDALTTAVDLYPTILETLGADVPAPNHGVSLRPLLEAETDDHRDYVCYGYWGASLNVTDGEYTYHLPGEAGAPVDCYSTHQMNVTGTFHPMVEKPDAEADELPYAATPVWRLPAESYLQHEEPLLYERSGPFGAKEDRAGEGLDAEERLRVTAAELLAAYDAPEKQFDRLGLERPG comes from the coding sequence GTGAGCGACAACGTCCTGCTGATCAGCCTGGACAGCCTCCGCAAGGACGTCCTGGGGGCCTACGAGGACTCCGGTACGTTCGACTACGAGGTGTCGACGCCGACGCTCGACGCCTTCGCCGAGCGGGCGACCGTCTTCGACTCCCATTACGCCGGGAGCCTCCCCTGCATGCCGGCCCGGCGCGAGTGGCTGGCGGGCGTCAGGGAGTTCCTCTGGCGGCCGTGGGGGCCGATCGAGTCCTACGACACGACGCTCGCGGAGGCGGCCCGCGACGCCGGCGTCCTCACCCAGCTGATCACCGACCACTTCCACTACTTCCAGCACGGCAGCTGGGGCTACTACGAGGACTTCAACGGCTTCGACTTCCTCCGCGGCCACGAGTACGACGCCTACGAGACGAAGCCGCGCGACGTCGACCGGGAGTTCCACGGGCGCATCGCCGACGAGGAGACCGATCCGGCCGACGGCATGGGCTTTCTCAACCGCACGCAGTACGTGCGCAACGCCGGCGACTTCGAGGGGGAGACCGACTTCTTCGCGCCCCGGCTGTTCGAACGGACCGCGGACTGGCTCGACGGCCTCGACTGGGACCGGTGGTTCTGCTACCTCGACAGCTTCGATGTCCACGAGCCGTTCCACAACTCAGCGGAGTACGCCTCGATGTACACCGACGAGGACCCCGAGGACCCGGACCTGCCGATCTGGCCCTACTACGGCCGCGTCGACGAGGGCCAGAGCGCCCTCTCCGAGCGCGAACTCGACTTCGTGCAGGCCCAGTACGCCGGCAAGGTGACGATGGTCGACGAGTGGCTCGGCCGCATCTTCGACGTCCTCGACGAGGAGGGCCTGTGGGAGGAGACGACGGTGATCGTCACCTCCGACCACGGGTTCCTGCTGGGCGAGTACGGCTGGATGGCCAAGAACGACGGCCCCGTCTTCGACGTGCTGGCCAACACGCCGCTGTTCGTCTGGGACCCGGACGGCGAGCGCAACGGCGAGCGCGTGGACGCGCTGACGACCGCTGTCGACCTCTACCCGACGATCCTGGAGACGCTGGGGGCCGACGTGCCCGCGCCTAACCACGGAGTGAGCCTGCGCCCGCTGCTCGAGGCGGAGACCGACGACCACCGCGACTACGTCTGCTACGGCTACTGGGGCGCGAGCCTGAACGTCACCGACGGCGAGTACACGTACCACCTCCCCGGCGAGGCGGGCGCGCCGGTCGACTGCTACTCGACCCACCAGATGAACGTCACGGGCACGTTCCACCCGATGGTCGAGAAGCCCGACGCCGAGGCCGACGAACTGCCCTACGCGGCGACGCCCGTCTGGCGGCTGCCCGCGGAGTCGTATCTCCAGCACGAGGAGCCACTGCTGTACGAGCGCTCCGGCCCGTTCGGCGCGAAGGAGGACCGCGCCGGAGAGGGGCTGGACGCGGAGGAGCGGCTCAGAGTGACCGCCGCGGAGCTACTGGCGGCATACGACGCGCCGGAGAAGCAGTTCGACCGCCTCGGACTGGAGCGGCCGGGGTGA
- a CDS encoding 2Fe-2S iron-sulfur cluster-binding protein, which yields MVEPASVAAGAALTLVLVAIHYSSGTGWEANEDISQEVLEQRAATVPDTEFPEPYNRSIGGGGAAAIPAGEAEGELAEGEEGEEEADEGFDPDAIPDDEVEYYEVEFAKEGETIEIASNENILDAGEDEGWDLPYACRQGQCVSCAGQIQDGPATDYIRHSQNESLFEDDMEDGYCLTCVAYPTDDFTLETGEQP from the coding sequence ATGGTCGAACCAGCGAGTGTCGCGGCGGGGGCCGCCCTCACGCTCGTCCTCGTGGCCATCCACTACTCGTCGGGGACGGGATGGGAGGCCAACGAGGACATCTCTCAGGAGGTCTTAGAGCAGCGGGCCGCCACGGTGCCGGACACCGAGTTCCCGGAGCCGTACAACCGCTCCATCGGCGGTGGCGGCGCGGCCGCCATCCCGGCCGGCGAGGCCGAGGGCGAGCTCGCCGAGGGCGAAGAGGGCGAAGAGGAAGCCGACGAAGGCTTCGACCCCGACGCCATCCCGGACGACGAGGTCGAGTACTACGAGGTCGAGTTCGCCAAGGAGGGCGAGACCATCGAGATCGCCAGCAACGAGAACATCCTCGACGCGGGCGAGGACGAAGGCTGGGACCTGCCCTACGCCTGCCGCCAGGGCCAGTGCGTCTCCTGCGCCGGCCAGATTCAGGACGGGCCCGCCACTGACTACATCCGCCACAGCCAGAACGAGTCGCTGTTCGAGGACGACATGGAAGACGGCTACTGCCTGACCTGCGTCGCCTACCCGACCGACGACTTCACCCTCGAAACCGGCGAGCAGCCCTAG
- a CDS encoding fumarylacetoacetate hydrolase family protein, with product MRLARLLTPEGPVSGEYVDGTIHADDGTYEVGVDGRLLPPCEPTALYCVGRNYAETLEQMEYERPEEPDFFVKPPASLLAHEQPIPYPEFTDELTYAGELAAVIGERCRDVAEEDVPGVVRGYTIMNDVDALDQQGRTARKAFDGSGPLGPWIETDLDPTGIDMHTDVGGERRQEANTELMLFGPHEVVAYLSERFTLRTGDVIAFGSPANPGLVEPDEEVEITYEGVGTLRNTVVERE from the coding sequence ATGCGACTGGCACGACTGCTGACGCCGGAGGGACCGGTCTCGGGGGAGTACGTCGACGGAACGATCCACGCCGACGACGGGACCTACGAGGTGGGCGTCGACGGTCGGCTGCTCCCGCCCTGCGAGCCGACGGCGCTGTACTGCGTGGGTCGGAACTACGCGGAGACGCTGGAGCAGATGGAGTACGAGCGGCCGGAGGAGCCGGACTTCTTCGTCAAGCCGCCGGCATCGCTGCTGGCTCACGAGCAGCCGATCCCCTATCCGGAGTTCACGGACGAGCTGACGTACGCGGGCGAGCTGGCGGCGGTGATCGGCGAGCGGTGCCGGGACGTCGCCGAGGAGGACGTCCCCGGCGTCGTGCGCGGGTACACGATCATGAACGACGTCGACGCGCTGGACCAGCAGGGGCGGACGGCGCGGAAGGCCTTCGACGGCTCCGGGCCGCTGGGGCCGTGGATCGAAACGGACCTGGATCCGACGGGGATCGACATGCACACCGACGTCGGCGGCGAGCGCCGCCAGGAGGCGAACACGGAGCTGATGCTGTTCGGCCCCCACGAGGTCGTCGCCTACCTCTCCGAGCGGTTCACGCTGCGGACGGGCGACGTGATCGCGTTCGGGAGCCCGGCGAACCCCGGACTGGTCGAGCCGGACGAAGAGGTAGAGATAACGTACGAGGGCGTGGGGACGCTGCGCAACACCGTCGTAGAGCGGGAGTGA
- a CDS encoding DUF5786 family protein — MGFGSYDESEQQDNDAEIDDDAAVSVHENDHDGEISFESDADQDELIDRLDEMK, encoded by the coding sequence ATGGGGTTTGGAAGCTACGACGAATCCGAACAGCAGGACAACGACGCCGAAATCGACGACGACGCCGCGGTCTCCGTTCACGAGAACGACCACGACGGCGAGATCTCCTTCGAGTCCGACGCCGATCAGGACGAACTCATCGACCGTCTGGACGAGATGAAATGA
- a CDS encoding DUF1059 domain-containing protein produces the protein MPYEYQCPVTDCDFATQNNEQDDVVEAAQQHQRDRHGNTATRDEVVESVVGH, from the coding sequence ATGCCCTACGAGTACCAGTGCCCGGTCACCGACTGCGACTTCGCGACCCAGAACAACGAGCAGGACGACGTCGTCGAGGCGGCACAGCAGCACCAGCGCGACAGGCACGGGAACACGGCGACCCGCGACGAAGTCGTGGAGTCCGTCGTGGGACACTGA
- a CDS encoding ZIP family metal transporter — protein sequence MLQTLPDVFVRIAGTDPLVQGLVGGVFIALMNLFGASLILVWRDPSERALDGALGFAAGVMLAAAFTSLIIPGIDYAGGDPIPVLAGVALGALFLDRADGLVPHAHYLLTGERRPDAADPGDEIPRVDPERLAPVVLFVLAITLHNMPEGLAVGVGFGSGNLADAIPLMLAIGIQNVPEGLAVSVAAVNAGLDRRAYAVFAGLRSGVVEIPLAVFGAVAVTLATPLLPYAMGFAAGAMLFVISDEIIPETHARGYERVATLGLMAGTVVMLYLDTTLAA from the coding sequence ATGCTCCAGACTCTTCCGGACGTCTTCGTCCGGATCGCCGGCACGGACCCGCTCGTTCAGGGGCTGGTCGGCGGCGTCTTCATCGCGCTGATGAACCTCTTCGGCGCCTCGCTGATCCTCGTGTGGCGGGATCCATCGGAGCGAGCGCTGGACGGGGCGCTCGGCTTCGCCGCGGGCGTGATGCTGGCCGCGGCGTTCACGAGCCTGATCATTCCCGGCATCGACTACGCCGGCGGCGATCCGATCCCGGTGCTCGCCGGCGTGGCGCTCGGCGCGCTCTTTCTCGACCGGGCGGACGGGCTGGTGCCCCACGCCCACTACCTGCTGACCGGCGAGCGCCGTCCTGACGCCGCCGATCCGGGGGACGAGATCCCCCGCGTCGATCCGGAGCGGCTGGCCCCGGTCGTCCTGTTCGTGCTCGCCATCACGCTGCACAACATGCCCGAGGGGCTGGCCGTCGGGGTCGGGTTCGGGTCGGGGAACCTGGCCGACGCCATCCCGCTGATGCTGGCCATCGGCATCCAGAACGTTCCGGAGGGGCTCGCAGTGTCGGTCGCCGCGGTCAACGCCGGCCTCGACCGGCGGGCCTACGCCGTCTTCGCCGGCCTCCGCTCGGGCGTCGTCGAGATCCCGCTGGCCGTCTTCGGCGCGGTGGCGGTCACGCTGGCTACACCGCTGCTGCCCTACGCCATGGGCTTCGCCGCCGGCGCCATGCTGTTCGTCATCAGCGACGAGATCATCCCGGAGACCCACGCCCGCGGCTACGAGCGCGTCGCCACGCTCGGCCTGATGGCCGGCACGGTCGTCATGCTGTACCTCGACACGACGCTGGCGGCCTGA
- a CDS encoding IS6 family transposase produces MPKTDRLNGCLDQIELEFVEREATPRLLMKLSIQLHLAGLSLSNTVSFLEVFGVQRARSTVHNWVHKADLQPQDGREPDHVAVDETVIQLDDEHYWLYAAVDPDTNELLHTQLEPTRTNVLARAFFTELREKHDVDDAVFLVDGATPLKDACQRHGLDFRYERHGNRNSVERVFREIKRRTSSFSNCFSNAEADTADDWLKSFSFAWNQLI; encoded by the coding sequence ATGCCAAAAACCGACCGCCTCAACGGTTGTTTGGACCAGATCGAGTTAGAGTTTGTGGAGCGAGAAGCGACACCGCGATTGCTGATGAAGCTCAGTATTCAGCTGCATCTGGCTGGACTCTCGCTTTCGAATACTGTCTCGTTTCTTGAGGTATTCGGTGTCCAACGCGCTCGGTCAACCGTTCACAACTGGGTTCACAAAGCCGATCTACAGCCCCAGGATGGGCGAGAACCGGATCACGTCGCGGTCGACGAAACCGTGATCCAACTCGATGACGAGCACTACTGGCTGTACGCTGCCGTCGATCCAGACACGAACGAATTACTCCATACACAGCTTGAACCGACCAGAACAAACGTTCTCGCTCGTGCGTTCTTCACCGAGCTCCGCGAGAAACACGATGTCGACGACGCCGTCTTTCTCGTCGATGGTGCGACACCGCTGAAAGACGCCTGCCAGCGACACGGCCTCGATTTCAGATATGAACGCCATGGAAATCGAAACAGTGTCGAACGTGTCTTTCGAGAAATAAAACGACGGACATCTTCGTTCTCAAACTGCTTCAGCAACGCCGAAGCGGACACAGCCGACGACTGGCTCAAATCGTTCAGCTTCGCATGGAATCAGCTAATCTGA
- a CDS encoding site-2 protease family protein, protein MRSYQIGRIWGIPIRIHVSLLVVLPIFAWLLGSGQQITLYAGLIEGFTGAPLDVDALQRGQTPWLIGSLAALGLFFSVAVHELGHAWAAMRYDLEVESITLWILGGLANLGSIPREWDREFWIAVAGPTTSVLTGAVFYAALFVIPSSLHVATFVVGWLAVTNLVLAGFNMLPAFPMDGGRVLRALLARSRPYGSATRIAARVGSVFAILFAVVGVLAFSPMLLLLALFIYGAASGESRAVALADLLEGLTVGDLASAPDATIDADATVEDLVGRMFADRRTEYAVTRDGDVVGVVTVEDFRSLSEDERDRTPVSDLMATDLPRFDAATPAFDALMTLDAGRASEAFVIGSGRTRVVSRADYAAAMETRRLLGDGDPF, encoded by the coding sequence ATGCGCTCCTATCAGATCGGGCGGATCTGGGGCATCCCGATCCGCATCCACGTGTCGCTGCTCGTCGTGTTGCCGATCTTCGCCTGGCTGCTGGGTAGCGGCCAGCAGATCACGCTGTACGCCGGCCTCATCGAGGGGTTCACCGGAGCGCCGCTGGACGTCGACGCGCTCCAGCGCGGTCAGACGCCCTGGCTGATCGGCTCGCTGGCGGCGCTCGGCCTGTTCTTCAGCGTCGCCGTCCACGAGCTGGGCCACGCCTGGGCGGCGATGCGCTACGACCTCGAGGTAGAGTCGATCACGCTGTGGATCCTGGGCGGGCTCGCGAACCTGGGATCGATCCCTCGCGAGTGGGACCGGGAGTTCTGGATCGCCGTCGCCGGCCCGACCACGAGCGTGCTGACGGGCGCCGTCTTCTACGCCGCGCTGTTCGTGATCCCCTCGTCGCTCCACGTCGCGACGTTCGTCGTCGGCTGGCTCGCCGTGACGAACCTCGTGCTCGCCGGGTTCAACATGCTGCCCGCGTTCCCGATGGACGGCGGGCGCGTCCTGCGGGCGCTGCTGGCCCGCTCTCGGCCCTACGGTTCCGCCACGCGCATCGCCGCCCGCGTGGGGTCCGTATTCGCGATCCTCTTCGCCGTCGTCGGCGTCCTCGCCTTCAGCCCCATGCTCCTGCTGCTGGCGCTGTTCATCTACGGCGCCGCGAGCGGCGAGTCCCGCGCGGTCGCGCTGGCGGACCTGCTGGAGGGGCTGACCGTCGGCGACCTCGCCAGCGCGCCGGACGCGACCATCGACGCCGACGCCACCGTCGAGGACCTCGTCGGCCGGATGTTCGCCGATCGGCGGACCGAGTACGCCGTCACCCGCGACGGCGACGTCGTCGGCGTCGTCACCGTCGAGGACTTCCGGTCGCTCTCCGAGGACGAGCGCGACCGGACGCCCGTCTCCGACCTCATGGCGACCGACCTGCCCCGCTTCGACGCCGCCACGCCCGCGTTCGACGCGCTGATGACGCTCGACGCCGGCAGGGCCAGCGAGGCGTTCGTCATCGGCAGCGGCCGGACGCGAGTCGTCTCCCGGGCCGACTACGCCGCCGCCATGGAGACCCGGCGGCTGCTGGGCGACGGCGATCCGTTCTGA
- a CDS encoding CBS domain-containing protein, giving the protein MPVGDLGPEEVVTVDANATVSDAVEKLESEGVGSVVVVEDGEPAGILTDRDVALAVPQSDDVAAESVESVMTEDPETIQEDAEAMELARTIGETNARRIPIVDDSGQLTGMATLDDLVASIGEQLDEVADTIETQSPDYSP; this is encoded by the coding sequence ATGCCTGTCGGTGATCTCGGTCCCGAGGAGGTCGTAACGGTCGACGCGAACGCGACGGTCAGCGACGCCGTCGAGAAACTGGAGTCGGAGGGCGTCGGCTCGGTCGTCGTCGTCGAGGACGGCGAGCCCGCCGGCATCCTCACCGATCGGGACGTCGCCCTGGCGGTCCCGCAGAGCGACGACGTCGCAGCGGAGTCGGTCGAGTCCGTGATGACGGAGGACCCAGAGACGATACAGGAGGACGCCGAGGCGATGGAACTGGCCCGGACGATCGGCGAGACGAACGCCCGCCGGATTCCCATCGTCGACGACAGCGGTCAGCTGACCGGGATGGCGACGCTGGACGACCTCGTCGCGTCGATCGGCGAACAGCTCGACGAGGTCGCCGACACCATCGAGACCCAGTCGCCCGATTACTCGCCCTGA